The Teredinibacter sp. KSP-S5-2 genomic interval GTGACACTTTACTTCTGGAAGCACGGCCCGCATTTATTACCCGCCAGCGCTACAACAAGGATTTCTTATTAATCAACGACCTTGACGAAGAACCACCACGACATGAAAAAGCGTATCTCTCGTGGACAATTCTTATCGGCCTTGTTGCCTCAGCAAGCGTGGGAATAATCAGTATGCTCAACGCCGCATTAATTGGTGCGGGTTTAATGATTCTCACCGGATGCTGCTCAGTTAACCAGGCAGAAAAAAGCCTGGATATCAGCGTTATTCTTACCATTGCGGCCTCATTCGCCCTCGGTACGGCATTACAAAAAACCGGTGTGGCCGCCATGCTTGCCGAAAATATTGTCAGCCTTAGTTTCGGCCAGGCCTGGGCAATGCTATTACTCACCTACTTTACCGTATCCCTATTAACCGAAACCATTACCAATAATGCTGCTGCGGTACTTATGCTGCCTATTATTTTGGAAATGACGGAAAAAGCCAGCCTGAATAACGAGCCCTTTATTTTTGCGATTATGATGGCCGCATCCGCCAGCTTTGCCACTCCCCTGGGCTACCAAACCAACCTGATGGTGTATGGGCCAGGGGGCTACCGTTTTAGTGACTTTGTAAAAATTGGATTGCCGATGAATATATTTATTGGCGCTGTCACTTTGGCGGTATTGCTTTTGGGCTGGCCGTTGACGAAGATGTAAGCTCACAACTCGGATACATTGATCAAATCACACATTACAAAGGGCTCAATACATAAAATATTGGGATTACAATGTATTAAGTAGAAACTTTCCATCTGACAAATAAATAGTAGCCCTCATGACCTACGAAGAGTTCAATAATTACTGTCAATCACTTCCGGCAACAACCTACATTGCCCAATGGGGTAATGCCCATGTGTGGAAAGTGGGAGGAAAAGTATTTGCTATTGGCGGTTGGGAGAAAACGAACGAACCTGCTTTTACCTTTAAAACCTCAGACTTAAATTTCAATCTTTTGCAAGACGAAGAAGGTTTTAGGCCAGCCCCATACATGGCATCACGTGGAATGAAATGGATTCAGCTATATCAATCACAGCAGGATAGTGACGAAAAACTACGATATTATATTAAAGAATCTCATCATCTTGTTTCGCTTGGGCTCGCGAAAAAGATACAGAAAGAATTGGGGTTAAATCAAGAGTAGATACGAACAATGGGAAAAAGCCTTCACAAGCGAGAATTTTAACCATGAGGACAAGGAAAAAGATGCGTTTATTATATTTAATACTATTCCTTCTCTACTGTTCATACAGCTACGCAAATAGTTCCGCAAACAAAGCTGATAGTTTATTGGAGTTTACAAAAGGGTTTAAGGTAGAATTTGAGTATACCGTCGAAAAAGTCGCAACAAACAGCCAAATAATCAAACCGAATAATATAGAACGTATTAAATACAAATCTACCAAACCATTCGCCGAAGATTCATCTGGAAAATGGTTTATGCGGTTTTCCTTAGACATCATCCAATACAAAGATGCAGAAGAAGCAAAAGGTGCATTTGAGGATCTTAGAGAAAAGACCAAAGGTATATTTTTGATCTCAAAGTGTCAGGACTACATTGTACAAAAAGGACACAGGATATACTGGATATCAACACCCTGCCACTTTTGGAATATTAGCAAACTAGAACGACAATTCAACATAGTAATGAAAATACCAGATGTAAGTATCGGTAATGCCATACGCTGTAAAAACGGAGGTTTTTGTGAATAAAAAAAGTTATGTATAAAACACCACTCATACCAGTTAAATTCCCATTATTGGGTGAGTGGTGCGCGATAAATACACCGGGTCATTGCATACCCAGCCACGGAACGGATATGTTAGGTCAGCGCTTTGCTTACGATTTTTTCCAAATAGACTGGAGCCAGGAAAGTGGTTATAAATGGTACCGCTCACCCAAGTGGCGTAGCAGATTGTTTGGCGTCCCACTTATAGATTCTATATGCTATTCACAACCAATTTATTCTCCTTTTGATGCGGAGGTGGTAGAAACCTACGACGGCTTAAAAGAGAGAGATCCAGTTCATTTCTTAAGGGACTTATTTTCTGTATTGAAAAATGGACTAACCCTTAATGCTTCTTGCAATGCAGACTTAATACCGGCGCTAGGAAATTATATTATTCTTAAAAACCATCATACCTATTGCCTAATAGCTCATGCGAAATGTGGTTCTATAAAGGTCAGCACTGGCGATAAGATTCATACAAGCCAGAAATTGGCGGAAGTTGGCCATTCCGGCAATTCAACAGCTCCACATTTACATTTTCAGCTAATGGACAATCCTGATCTTTTACGTGCAAACGGAATTCCTTGTTCATTTATATCCTATGAAATACACAAAGATGGTAAATGGACTACGGTTAGAAATGGCGTACCAGGACGAAGAGAACGTATTCGTGCGTAATAAGATCAACTAATACGATAACTATATTAAATTAACCCGTAAATAAGTCTACATGTTTAAGCAACATCCAAAAAGGGACACTCCAACGGTATATCTCAGCTGCATATCTGTCGCACCGCTCTCTGATATAAAATGCCATGACAAGAGTATTTCTCTCGACTTATGACGTGGCGTGCATTTTTTAGATTTAGGCCTATGTTCGATTCCAGCGATATGGACATGCTTTTTATAAAAGGCTGTATTGCATTAGTAACTGAACTAAGAAAAGTTCTGGCATAGTATCAACCGATTAGACCCCAACCTATTTGTATTCAATTATATTGGTCTCCGCAACGTAACACTGACGCCCCAAACTACCTTTTAGATTGTGAAAATCTCCCGTTGCAATAAACGGAATATTTCTCTCTTGATATGGCGTTATCGTTTTTGTGGCGAATTCAAACAGAAACACGTCTGACTCACGACAACCACCACCAACAATATAAAAAACACCCTCAGCCGTCACCTGTAGTATCTTGGCATTTTTCGGAAAACTGTCAGATAGCATTACAGGCTCTTCTTGATCTGGCCGACTAACCCAAAGCCCGGGTTTGTTTTCATACTGAAAATACACTGAATCATCTAACGCTATTGCCGCACCAACAGAACCAAAGGTGATTTGAATCTCTTTTTTACTCTCTGGCCAAAGGTGCCAGATATTGGCTTGGTTATCACTACGCTTAATAACAACAAGTTGTTTATCAGTATCGCGCCAATCTACAGGCTGAATGTATTTTGCCCCGCCCAACAGTTTACGAGAGATATTTTTAACGAAATCATATATAAAGATCTCGTCATCCGCCCGATACAGAAACTGCTCGTCGCCTTCCAACCACACGATATCGCGTATTTTTTCTGCCTCAACTTCAACAATTTGTTTTTCTTTACCGTCAACGATGAGCCATATTTGAATCTGGTTGTTGCGTACAGACGCGTAAAGTATCTTCTCTCCATTGGCGGAGTATTGGGGTTTAAAGTTATAAGTATCGTTTTCCGTAATCTGTTTGTTTTCTCCTTCCAGTCCATAGTTCCAAATATTCGATTTGAGCTTTTTCTCCGTCATGTAAATGGACTGCCCGTCAGGAGAGAACCGAGGCCGATAAGCGACATGATCTTTGTACTTCAGAAAATCAATTTTCTGGATCTCGCCATCAAGATATATAGCAAACAGCGCTTCATAGTCGGCAAACACGAGCACACCGGTCCCATCAGGAATCCAACTGAGATTAACCTGATCGGCCTCGACTTTACTCCGAGTCACTAACTTCGCATCCGAATCATATATTTCAATTAAGGCTTTATGCTCGTTGTCGTAAGCAACAGCTGTCATTCCGTTATTGACGGCGGATGCCAGAGGTGTAAGGGTGGAGCTGGGTGAACGGATTTCTACTGCGGCATTGTTATTGGCGAGATCAATACGATAGCGCTTGTTGGTTCCATTCACCCCCTGCCGTGCAACCACCTCAATCACAGAATCATTCCACCAGCTTGCGCTAAACAGTCTCCCCTGCCAGCGGCTAACCAGCTTTTTATTACGCATCGACCCTTTAGCCAGATCCAGGTCATACACATAAATCGCATAGTAGTAATCTGCGGCTTCGTAAAAGTTTTTGGTGAGAAGCTTATTTCGACTTCTTCGCACCTCGGCCGCTAACAGCTGGGACTGATCTGGAGCCCATTCCAACAGGAACCACATTCCTGGAATCTCATCGACATCCCATTCTCTCCCCTCTTTGTTTCGAACAACAAGACGGCTGCTAATCTGCTCTAAATTGGTGAGATCAACATTATCCCGAATATAGGCAACATGCTGATTATCCGGATGGGGCTCGGCAACTCTTTCCAAACCGGTTTCATTGGTATATCCGCGTCGTTCGGCAAACACGGTTTTGTGTTTCTTTTCCAAATGATAGGAAGGGCTAGTCCACCACCACACCACAACTCCCACACAGAGCAGCAGGCATAAAGCCGCCCCCAACAGAGTCCAGTTTGTAACGACAGCCCCGCTCTTCTCAGCCGAGGGCTGAGAGAGTTTTACCTCGAGTGAAACCTCATCTCTGGAATATTTCGGCGGAATGAGAAGCTGATAGCCTTTTTTGGAGTAGTTAGCCACTATCTCCACATCGCCCAATAACTGTCCCAAACCTTTACGCAGGGAGGTAATACACTTAGGTACAGTTCCGTATGAAACCACCCTGCCAGACCACAATTCGCTAATAAGCTCTTCGGCACTTACGACACGATCCTGATGTTTGGCAAGATACTGCAAAACCCCCATCACCTTGGGTTGAACTGTGACGCACGCATCCCCCCTGACAAACTGATTTTTTGACGGGAGCACATGAACGTCGTCAATAAAGAAAGAGGTTTTGTCGTCCATATCTCAGTATAAAATTCACTCAATTATTGTTTTTTTCGCAGTCATGCACGGCAATGTTACCAGCTCACAAGCCAATTTAACCACTGGCGAAAAACCAAACTGCAAGCATGGAGTTTTCCCAATCCATTTTTATAAGACCTTAACTCATTGATTTTTATACCTATTTTGACAGGTAAACAAAAAGTAAAAAAATCGTGTAGCTCTGGTAAAGGAAATCAACCGACGCTTCCCTAGGATCAAGCCCTGTATCCATCGAATAAAAAATACAGGGGAGCAATATGAGAATCATCCTTATTCTATTACTTGTGACATGCCATTACGCAGTAGCACAACCGTACTATGCACAAACCCAAACTGGCAGGAGCGCGGCCAAAACTGAAGCACCGTATTTTGATACGGGAGATAACGACACTACATTATCTCTGCTAAAAACCACGACCGAGATATCAATCGATAGTGTCATCGCTGATATCCGTATAAAACAAGCCTATCAAAACGACGGCTCTTCGCCTCTGGAGGCCGTGTACACATTCCCCGGTTCGACTAAAGCCGCTGTATACGGCTTAACCATCAAGATTGAAGATAGGATAATCGAGGCCAAAGTCGAAGAAAAAGGGAAAGCCAGAGCTATCTATGAAGAGGCAAAGCACCAGGGGAAAAGTGCAGCACTGCTTGAGCAACATAAGCCCAACGTGTTCACCACGAATGTGGCAAATATTCTACCGGGGGAAACCATAGAGGTTGAGCTGCGTTACACCGAGCTGCTCGATATAAACGACAATATATATCAACTCACCTACCCACTAAACTTCGACGCGCACAATCCAAATGGCCGCCGATTACCGCCAGGCTCATCCAAGATAAATGTTCATCTGAATACAGCAGTACCCGTTCATTCCATTATCAGCCCCACACACCCCATCGAAGTAATTCCCTCTTCTTCAACATCAGCCAATATTTTCGTTAAAGCCGAGGACGTAAATCGAAGTAACGAGTTTGTATTGCGCTACCAAGTGTCAGGGCCAACGATTCAAACCGGCCTTCAACTATTAAAAGGAGAACAGGAAAACTACTTTTTACTGCAAATTGAACCACCAGCACGAGTGGAAGAATCCATGGTGCCCAATCGCGAATATATTTTTGTTATAGACACGAGTGGTTCAATGAATGGTTTCCCCATTGATGTGAGTAAGACGCTGATCGTAGAACTATTACAGAGCCTGCGAAGCTGGGAGAAATTTAATGTGGTGTTCTTTGCCGGCAACACCAAAACCTTATCGCCCACCTCATTGGAAGCATCAGCAGAAAATATTAATAACGTTGTTTCCATGCTTGAGAATATAGATGGCTATGGCGGCACAGACCTATTAAGCGCGCTGAAAAGCGTGGCGAAAATTCCTTTATCTCCAGGTTACTCAAGAAATGTGATTGCAATTACAGACGGCTATGTCAGCGTTGAAGCCGAAACATACAAGTTTATTAATGCCCATCTTGAAAACAGTAATTACTTTGCTTTTGGAATAGGTGGAGGAGTGAACCACCAGCTTATCGATATCATCGCCCGAGCGGGGTACGGAGAAGCCTATGTCGCACTGAACAAAAAAGAAGCAAAGAAACACGGGAGAAGAATGATTAACGCCATTCGCTACCCCGTACTAAGTCAAATTGATATCGATTTTGACGAGTTCGAAGCCTACGACGTCCAACCAATAGTATTGCCAGATTTATTTAGCAACAAGCCCATTACAGTTGCAGGCAAGTGGCGAGGAAAAGCCAAGGGGTCAGTAAAGGTTTCCGGCTTAAACGGATTTGGTCTCTGGAAAAAAAATATTCCACTAACTTCTGCCAGCAAAGCGGATTCCAGAGCGCTGGAATATATCTGGGCTAGGAAAGAAATTGAGCAACTTCAGGACTTGCACCACCTTGGATACAAACAGGATTCATTTCAGTCCTATATTACCCATCTGGGAATTAAGCATAACCTACTGACCAATTTCACCTCGTTTGTTGCGGTCGACAATCAGATTAGAGCCTCATCTCCAGAACCTCAATACCTATCCGGTAATGGTTTCGCCATACCAACCCTATCTCTGGAAATCTCGTCGCATATACCCGCAGCCAAACAATCAAGTCAAGAGACAGCATTGCAACGCGGATTATTCAAGTTTCAACGTATCAACAATGAGTGGGTAGATGAAAATCATTCTGCAAGTATCCCGGTTATCGATATTTCATACGACAGCCCTATCTACAAAAAAATCATTGCTTTATTTCCCGAGTTATCCAACTTCGACAAGAAGGATATTTTTTATATCAACCTGACCAATATCACTCTGAAAATAACGCAAAAATCAAAACCTATTAGTGAAGAAATGATTGAAAAAATCAATCTTAAGCTCGCCAGTTATGAATAGATCTGTCATCTCATATTTAGTATCAGTAATTTTACTTTTAACGATTAACCCAGTACAGGCAAAAACTATGAATAACAATAATACAACACCTCATAGCATCACATTTATTGTTGGGCAAGATTCAGACACAAAAAACGCATTTTATCAAACCGCTGAACTCTTCTTCAGCCTGAACCCAACGTACAAAACAGAGCATATGGTGAAATCACTATCAAGCATTGAAGGAATTGTAAATTATTTACACAACACCCCACCAGCCGGTGGTAATTTCTGGAAAACTATCAACATCGTTAGCCATAGTTCAGAATACGGATTAAATATGAACCTGACTGAAGACGGAAAACAAATAACGACAAAACAATTGGACGAGATAACTCAATCTGCATTCGATGGCTTTCCATCCATTGTGCGACATTTAAACTCCGAAAGCCTAATCACCTTTTGGGGATGCTCATTTGGCAAGCAACAGGCACACCTGAAAAAAATTGCCCAATTATTTAACAGTATTGATGGATCTGTTAGCGTTAGATCTCCGAACATGCGGATACATTTTTTCTATGACCTGAACAATAATTTTGTTGACCGCTTCTATTCAGAAGAATATTCAATTTATTCGGATACCGAAGAACTTACATCTTCGGAACTGGCACGGGCTTTTCAATATCAATACCCGGATAGCAAAACTGGTTGGCAAACCGCGTTATCCACTCCTATCTCAGACACACTATTACAACCAGCTTACAGCGCATCAACGATAAATATAAAGTTCTACGCTCCGAGAGACATATTAAAAACCTACCAAACACTCAATCAGTTCATGCTGGCACAACCTGAGATAATGGACAGTTTAAACAACCACAACATTTCAATAAACAAGTTAAATATAGAAATAAAGGATACTGACAGAGAAAACATTGCCCTAATCAATTGCACAACAATCAAACATTCCATATTAACCAGAAGCAATTTAAGGGAAAAAGACATTATGGTTTATGCAGATAGATAAATCGTATACTTATAATACTGAAAAGGGCATAGTTATAAGATGCCCTTTTCAGTTACACATACTTTTAAATTAGATTCCTACACAAACTACTCTGGCGTAATAACAAACCCTCTCTCAATCCCATCTTTAAAGCCAACGGATTTATACAGCTCGTGCGCCGAATGCAATTGCTCACCGGACAACAATAGAACAGTGTAACAATTTTTCTCCCATGCCAGATTTATGGCAAACTCCAATACTTTTTTGGCCAAGCCTTGGCGACGGTGACTTTGGGCAGTCACAACATGTTCAATAATGCCAAACGGACGGGCACCATTAGCGATACTGAGGTTTACTCCCAGCGCACAGGTTGCGGCCAGTACGCCATCCACATCGGCAACGATCACATCCATTTGAGCGCTATCGACCAGTTCCCGCCATTTTTCCTTTGCGTATTCTTTTTCCAATTCCGGATCTGCGGAACGAAGTTCTTTATATAAAGCCAATACGCCTTCAAGATCGTTTTCATCGGCGATTCGAATATTCATCGGTCACGTTATCCTTGGTAATTAGGGGCATGAAGCAAGAATAGACCCATTAGTTTTTAGGCAATAAAAACGAAACGGAGTATAAATCAGCGTTTGTAAATTGAGAGTTAACTCACATAAACTTTTTTGTTTACAGCCGAACTGAAACTGTTTTTTATTTGAGGTGGGTCAAACGAAAAGAATAACGCAGTTTTCTAATTCACTGACTGCACGATGGATAGCTGCTTAAACTGCTGTTTGATGAATTGCATTAGTAAGCGTGTTCTGGCGTTAACGAACTGACGACTCGGGTAAACCATATACACGTCTCGAACCGGGAGTAATTGATAATCGGAGAGGACCCTTCTTAACCCGCCAGACTGAACATATTGATGAGCATAAAAATTAGGTAAACCAACAACCCCCAACCCGTTAACGGCAGCTTTTGCCACAAACACTCCCTCACCTTCGCTCATTCGTATTTTGGGATGTGTATATTCAACGGCACCGGTGACAAAATGTTGAAGCTCCCAGTTGGTCGGCTGTGTGCGAAAAAACAAACCGGGCAACGACGACAAATCTTCGGGATGGGTAATACAGGGGTTGGCTTTCAGCCACGCCGGTGAAGCGTACAATCCCATATCCGATTTAATCAGATGTTGTGCAATAAACTGTGAATCTGATAATGGGCCAATACGTAACGCGATATCAATCTGCTTTTGCAGCAAATCCACAATGTCATTATCAAACGAAACATGTAAATGAATATCCGGGTATTCCGCTGAAAACTGGATCAGCCATTCAGAGACCACTTCCAATCCGAGAAAGTGAGGCATAGTAATCCGTATGGTTCCAGCCAATTCGTCATTTTGATTTTGCAGCTGCTGCGCACGTTGCTTAAGCTCAGCCAACAGAGGCGCACACTGGCCAGCATACTGTTCGCCCATATCAGTTAAACGCAGATTGCGTGTATTCCGTTTCAACAGTTGAACATCCAAACGCTGCTCAAGCTGCGCAACACGTCGGCTCAATGTACTGACAGACATACCCAGCTTTTCCGCCGCAGCCGAAAAACTGCCACTCTGCGCCACGGCAACAAACAAGGCTAAATCGTCCAGACTCTCCATATTTTCCCAATTTTAGAAAAATGATTGCCAAATTTTAGGCTAATTAAAGCAAATGTAACAAGATAAACTGCCATTTCTCTTTCAGCAACCAAGGAGCAACAATGGCTCGCTTTACCCTATTCCGACAAATTCACACCCTATTAGCAACCATGTTGCTCGTACTTATCAGTCACGCGAGCTTTGCCAATGAACCAGCACTCAGTGTCCAGCTATTTGACTGCGGCACGATTCTCGCCAGAGATGCGTCGATTTTTAACCCGAACATGAAGAAAAATACCCCCAAACTCATGGCAAACACCTGCTACCTAGTGAAGCATCCGAAAGGCGTTTTATTGTGGGATACCGGGCTGAATGACCAGATCGCGAACCAGGTAGATGGAATTGAAGCGTTTGATGGCGCCATCCATTTAACCTTGAATACGCCGCTACAAATCCAACTGGCCAATGCAGAAATCACACCTGATGATGTTGCTTATATCGCAATGTCCCATCTGCATATGGACCACACGGGTAATGCCAACCTTTTTGCAAATGCGAAATGGCTTGTGCAATCTACCGAACACCAAATTGCAGTTAGTAAACAAGCAGCCAATTATGGCTTTACGCCTCAGGATTACCAAAATCTGAAACAGGTAAAGCTTTTAGCAGGCGATTATGATGTGTTCGGCGATGGGCGCGTGAAAATTATCAGCACTCCCGGTCACAGCCCCGGACATCAGTCACTGTTCCTCGATTTAAAACACTACGGCCCCGTATTACTTAGTGGTGACCTTTATCACTTTGAACGCAATCGTTTAGAAAAGGCAGTACCAATATTTAACAACGTTGAAGAAAGCCAAAAATCATTTACCAAAATTGATCAGTTTCTTGAAGCCACAGGCAGTGCACTCTGGATTCAACACGACTATGAACAATTTCATTTGTTAATGATGGGTGGAAGCGGAAAAAACAAAGGCGTGTATTTTTAAATAATCATTTATACCTCAGAAAATAATTCAAATACTGAAAACAAAAAAACCCGCCATAGGCGGGTTTTTAGAGGTCTTACTTTTTGGTATTAACTTACAGGCCAGATTTCATCGCACTGATCAGTTCACCATTGGCAGTATCACCGTTGGTCTCCCAGAAGAATGCACCGCCCAGGCCACGACCGTTAGCATATTGCATCTTCGCACGGATGGTCGCTGGATCGTCATAGGACCACCAGTTGTTGCCACAGTATGCGTAGTTGGTACCCGCAATTTGACCGGTGATTGGACAACTACCTTTCAACACTTTGTAGTCTTCAATACCCGCTTCG includes:
- a CDS encoding MmcQ/YjbR family DNA-binding protein, translating into MTYEEFNNYCQSLPATTYIAQWGNAHVWKVGGKVFAIGGWEKTNEPAFTFKTSDLNFNLLQDEEGFRPAPYMASRGMKWIQLYQSQQDSDEKLRYYIKESHHLVSLGLAKKIQKELGLNQE
- a CDS encoding M23 family metallopeptidase produces the protein MLGQRFAYDFFQIDWSQESGYKWYRSPKWRSRLFGVPLIDSICYSQPIYSPFDAEVVETYDGLKERDPVHFLRDLFSVLKNGLTLNASCNADLIPALGNYIILKNHHTYCLIAHAKCGSIKVSTGDKIHTSQKLAEVGHSGNSTAPHLHFQLMDNPDLLRANGIPCSFISYEIHKDGKWTTVRNGVPGRRERIRA
- a CDS encoding winged helix-turn-helix domain-containing protein — encoded protein: MDDKTSFFIDDVHVLPSKNQFVRGDACVTVQPKVMGVLQYLAKHQDRVVSAEELISELWSGRVVSYGTVPKCITSLRKGLGQLLGDVEIVANYSKKGYQLLIPPKYSRDEVSLEVKLSQPSAEKSGAVVTNWTLLGAALCLLLCVGVVVWWWTSPSYHLEKKHKTVFAERRGYTNETGLERVAEPHPDNQHVAYIRDNVDLTNLEQISSRLVVRNKEGREWDVDEIPGMWFLLEWAPDQSQLLAAEVRRSRNKLLTKNFYEAADYYYAIYVYDLDLAKGSMRNKKLVSRWQGRLFSASWWNDSVIEVVARQGVNGTNKRYRIDLANNNAAVEIRSPSSTLTPLASAVNNGMTAVAYDNEHKALIEIYDSDAKLVTRSKVEADQVNLSWIPDGTGVLVFADYEALFAIYLDGEIQKIDFLKYKDHVAYRPRFSPDGQSIYMTEKKLKSNIWNYGLEGENKQITENDTYNFKPQYSANGEKILYASVRNNQIQIWLIVDGKEKQIVEVEAEKIRDIVWLEGDEQFLYRADDEIFIYDFVKNISRKLLGGAKYIQPVDWRDTDKQLVVIKRSDNQANIWHLWPESKKEIQITFGSVGAAIALDDSVYFQYENKPGLWVSRPDQEEPVMLSDSFPKNAKILQVTAEGVFYIVGGGCRESDVFLFEFATKTITPYQERNIPFIATGDFHNLKGSLGRQCYVAETNIIEYK
- a CDS encoding VIT and VWA domain-containing protein encodes the protein MRIILILLLVTCHYAVAQPYYAQTQTGRSAAKTEAPYFDTGDNDTTLSLLKTTTEISIDSVIADIRIKQAYQNDGSSPLEAVYTFPGSTKAAVYGLTIKIEDRIIEAKVEEKGKARAIYEEAKHQGKSAALLEQHKPNVFTTNVANILPGETIEVELRYTELLDINDNIYQLTYPLNFDAHNPNGRRLPPGSSKINVHLNTAVPVHSIISPTHPIEVIPSSSTSANIFVKAEDVNRSNEFVLRYQVSGPTIQTGLQLLKGEQENYFLLQIEPPARVEESMVPNREYIFVIDTSGSMNGFPIDVSKTLIVELLQSLRSWEKFNVVFFAGNTKTLSPTSLEASAENINNVVSMLENIDGYGGTDLLSALKSVAKIPLSPGYSRNVIAITDGYVSVEAETYKFINAHLENSNYFAFGIGGGVNHQLIDIIARAGYGEAYVALNKKEAKKHGRRMINAIRYPVLSQIDIDFDEFEAYDVQPIVLPDLFSNKPITVAGKWRGKAKGSVKVSGLNGFGLWKKNIPLTSASKADSRALEYIWARKEIEQLQDLHHLGYKQDSFQSYITHLGIKHNLLTNFTSFVAVDNQIRASSPEPQYLSGNGFAIPTLSLEISSHIPAAKQSSQETALQRGLFKFQRINNEWVDENHSASIPVIDISYDSPIYKKIIALFPELSNFDKKDIFYINLTNITLKITQKSKPISEEMIEKINLKLASYE
- a CDS encoding GNAT family N-acetyltransferase, with the protein product MNIRIADENDLEGVLALYKELRSADPELEKEYAKEKWRELVDSAQMDVIVADVDGVLAATCALGVNLSIANGARPFGIIEHVVTAQSHRRQGLAKKVLEFAINLAWEKNCYTVLLLSGEQLHSAHELYKSVGFKDGIERGFVITPE
- a CDS encoding LysR family transcriptional regulator, with translation MESLDDLALFVAVAQSGSFSAAAEKLGMSVSTLSRRVAQLEQRLDVQLLKRNTRNLRLTDMGEQYAGQCAPLLAELKQRAQQLQNQNDELAGTIRITMPHFLGLEVVSEWLIQFSAEYPDIHLHVSFDNDIVDLLQKQIDIALRIGPLSDSQFIAQHLIKSDMGLYASPAWLKANPCITHPEDLSSLPGLFFRTQPTNWELQHFVTGAVEYTHPKIRMSEGEGVFVAKAAVNGLGVVGLPNFYAHQYVQSGGLRRVLSDYQLLPVRDVYMVYPSRQFVNARTRLLMQFIKQQFKQLSIVQSVN
- a CDS encoding N-acyl homoserine lactonase family protein; its protein translation is MARFTLFRQIHTLLATMLLVLISHASFANEPALSVQLFDCGTILARDASIFNPNMKKNTPKLMANTCYLVKHPKGVLLWDTGLNDQIANQVDGIEAFDGAIHLTLNTPLQIQLANAEITPDDVAYIAMSHLHMDHTGNANLFANAKWLVQSTEHQIAVSKQAANYGFTPQDYQNLKQVKLLAGDYDVFGDGRVKIISTPGHSPGHQSLFLDLKHYGPVLLSGDLYHFERNRLEKAVPIFNNVEESQKSFTKIDQFLEATGSALWIQHDYEQFHLLMMGGSGKNKGVYF